A window of Candidatus Methylomirabilota bacterium genomic DNA:
GAACCGAAGGGGGTAGGGGAATCCACACCCCTGCTTAAGACTCGGATTGGATTTGGGCGGGTCACTATCGGAAGACCGGATAGGCTGACATAGGTGCAGCCTTTGCCGTCGTCCGCCTTCAGACAAATTTCTTGTTGAGTGCCGGAAAAGGTTATAGAGTTTTGGCCAGCTTCGACAACGGTTGGTCGCGATAGCAACTGTCTTGGTTGTCAAGAGCTACGCGCAATATTTATGGTCCACGGGGTCTGATGTTTGAGCATCGCATTCAGAATGGTCAGCAGCTTCCGCATACAGGCGGTCAAGGCGACCTTCTTCGCTTTCCCGGCTGCA
This region includes:
- a CDS encoding IS110 family transposase, whose amino-acid sequence is AAGKAKKVALTACMRKLLTILNAMLKHQTPWTINIARSS